The Thamnophis elegans isolate rThaEle1 chromosome Z, rThaEle1.pri, whole genome shotgun sequence DNA window AGTGCCTTCATTGTGAGTATGATAGGCTTGAGTGCAATTTATAACAGCAAAAGTATAGTTTGATCAGACCAAAAAACATTTATGCCCACATAAAATGACATTTTGTAGATAATTAATCCTGACAAGTCTTAGGCAGGAACTGCAAGGAGTGAGATGTTTTTGCTCCATTCTTTGATTCTTTGCTTCTGTATATAGTGTATTCTAGTCAACATTAATAGCTATGAATTGACTTATCGTTAATGTCAGGCCGACTAAGTAGTGCAAATCAATAATTACCTATTTAGGAGTGCTGAAACTATTTTAATCGATATTAGCTCTAAGAAGTTATATAGGTATcccatttttgtttcttaatgaAGTTACCTGGAAATATATACTGTGTGACAAATGCATGCAAAAAATATACAATGTCAATGACAAGAAACAATCCAATAAAAGAATTTCTGATAATTTACTTATTTCTAAACATGCAGAAAACTTCCATGTTATCTTTAGTTGATTGTGTATTTCTTTGGTTGTATTCAAATCATTaacaaattattttataatttttttctaaaggtagCAAAATGTCTGTCTCTTCTGTTATTTTCAAGCTACTGTAAATACAGCAAAGCAGCAGAAATCTAAAACGAATCAAAAGTTGATACCTTCCCCCTTTTCACATTTATACTTTAGAGGAACAACTATGGCTTGTTGAAGTTAATTGATACTGTGTtttcaatattaatatttttggtttgtttctttttgtatttttttaaatgtacctcTATTTTTGTTGATCTgggaatatgaataaataaaaaagaatagcatATTAGATACACAttaacaactgttttttttttctgccacaAGCCTTCATTTGAGGTATGGCTTCTAGATAATCACAtagatatctgttgtggcccagcaggagccgttggagctgccaccagactccgacagcgagggaccctatgagtcggccctggaggatgtcgatgaccctggacagggttctgactccgagcagggcgcagagagactggttggccaccaggtggtgcctgagccttggatcagtggggaggagacaagggagagtgatcccgAAACCAGCAGTTAGTTGtccctggatgcacaccatcgaagagctactcggcgtcaagaacaattacgcaatcaCAGGAGataattgtgctcagctggtggtcattaggctcctctccagactataaaaagactgcttgtgacatgcccctcttgcagaagtcaacgcattgactaaagagaacgtaactaacttggcaggctgaatgctgccaagatttgtctgaattgctgccaaggtttgtcggacttcctgtcaaggtccttatctgtttctttgcttggctttcagccaccgagattgtggcttcttgctattaaaagtacattctagttaagcttgtctcggctttcgttactggatggagaagggggtcagaacagatatctatATGATCCCTTGCCCTTTGAGTACTTGCTTTTATAAAATGTAGAATACCTTGAAAAGGGTAGAGGAATACTAAATTTAGTATTTAGTCAATAGAGCTGTTCTCAAATCATAACCACTATTGGTCAAGCCCATTGTAGTGTTTTGGTCAAAGGGACCTTCAGGGACAGGGATTATTGATTTGGTAATACAGGAAACTGACCAGGGCAAGAATGAGAAAGGTAGGAATTGAATTCTATCAAATTGCACTCATTAAACATTATGGGGCAATATTATACTATATTCAAAGGACAAAAATATAACAACCTGTATACATTTTGGGCTATGCCGTATTTATTGTGAATTGGGATCTGTTTAATGAAGAGTTAACTAGACTTCTTGTCATATACATGATGATCTTCCAAGtgcagaatatatattttaatccattATATTTCCAAGAAATAATTCATGACTCTGATCAATAAAATTGATGGACCAACTTTAGCTTTGGACAGTTGTGGAACAAACAACAGTTAAAGAAAACCAGAAAAGAGAAATGTCTAATGAATATACTAGATATACTCATATACTAATAGTAACAAAGTAATACATTACAGAagttataaaaaaaacatatggaTATATTTATTACATAAGGGTATCAATTGtcggaaggaaagaaaaatgtagaAGTAGCATAATATTGTATATGGGAAAAGTATTAAGGCCCAGGAAGGTTCAAAAGAAGCTTCCACACAAAATTATTTTATGAAGCCATGTGGTTTTCTCTCATCTAAGagtaaaataaatgtttgcattCATAGCTTCACTGTGTTTCAAAGGTTTCAGTGCAGATAATACACATGAGTAGAAACAACAATTGAAATTCCAGTTATCCAACATCTAGAAGTGTTAGAACAAGTTCCTGAATGTGTGCAGTGCCTTATGCAGAACAATCTTAAAGATTTTGCAAATAACAAAAACTGAGATGACAAGCAGAGATATCcatgatgggggaaaaaaaagttaggATGCCAATTGTGACGATATGCTATGTGACTATATTAGGCATTTTTAATATGTATTATAAACATCATAGCCATCATTTTCACTGAAATACTTTTGAtgacataaaatgttttattgagACAGATATATCTATTTACCTTgataaaaagaattattatatCTTTATGTGATAAAATTGGAATTAAGTGAGCTGGGATAAATCCCCCAAATCTAACAGTTTCCACAAAGCAATTTTAATCTCTTTGTTCCTCACACTATAGATGAATGGATTCAATATAGGTGGAATTATGGTATAGATCACAGCAAATGCTATATCAAAATTAGAGGAAGTTTTAGTGGGAGGCCTTTCATAGGCGAGaattaaactaaaaataaaaatggaaacaacTATGAGGTGAGGAAGACAAGTGGATAATGCTTTTTTAGAAACCTGCTTAGAAGGGATTCTAAGAACTGCCTTAAAGATTTCTCTGTAACTTTCAgtgatgaaaataaaacatattaacCCAATGCAACAACCTAATATAAGAAATGCAACCTCAATTTGATATAAATCAGAACAAGACAGTTTCAGTAATTGTGGGATTTCACAGAAGAATTGATTGATATAATTGGAATAAAAGCTGAGGCTAAATGTTCCTGAAGTGTGTAATGTTGCATACAATATGCCACTAACCCATGCACTGATTGCCATCTGAATGCAGGCTCTCTTGTGCATAATTCTTTCATACTGGAGCGGATTGCAGATGGCCACATAGCGATCATATGCCATTACTGTTAGAAGGGCAAGATCTGATCCTGCAAAGAACACATAGAAGAATACTTGAGCAACACATCCAGAATAAGAAATGGATGTGTTGTTCAAGAGAGAATTTGCCATAGATTTGGGAACTGCAACAGAGATGGAACCAAGATCCAACATGGCCAAATTCATCAAGAAAAAATACATGGGTGAATGCAGATGGTAATCAAGGGTCACTGCAATAATGATTGAAAGATTCCCAGATATTGCCACCAAGTACAAAATTAGAAACACAAAGAAATGCATGATCTGCAATTCACGGATCTCTGAGAAGGTCAAGAGGAGAAATTCATCTGTGGAGGTGCAATTAAACATGTTTTCTTGAAGCTCAGTTGTATGCT harbors:
- the LOC116521476 gene encoding olfactory receptor 14C36-like; protein product: MFNCTSTDEFLLLTFSEIRELQIMHFFVFLILYLVAISGNLSIIIAVTLDYHLHSPMYFFLMNLAMLDLGSISVAVPKSMANSLLNNTSISYSGCVAQVFFYVFFAGSDLALLTVMAYDRYVAICNPLQYERIMHKRACIQMAISAWVSGILYATLHTSGTFSLSFYSNYINQFFCEIPQLLKLSCSDLYQIEVAFLILGCCIGLICFIFITESYREIFKAVLRIPSKQVSKKALSTCLPHLIVVSIFIFSLILAYERPPTKTSSNFDIAFAVIYTIIPPILNPFIYSVRNKEIKIALWKLLDLGDLSQLT